From the genome of Cynocephalus volans isolate mCynVol1 chromosome 14, mCynVol1.pri, whole genome shotgun sequence, one region includes:
- the LOC134362763 gene encoding uncharacterized protein C2orf78-like produces MRPLASATQTSSSIVSSSCVSSVDVSSSLSMSENFQNPSVLGASNSLQLSLPVVNNAVSIKGSVCNFSSTRAPAVNSAWLLPAASGTSFQPLIGSAYPYPHSITAMLSGVTGQSQISTSAASYPGILKWDTTGSTERKSSSLEDYTVIVIDQDTAASATSMAAQYDKTSVANTVVPVYPSLSASLAQGTPSQIPNQGHSLSLPYQEGSQLCYYNQGTLGPLLCGELGPCLQSYGSVSYTGSRASAPQPEIVMVLEEFQATNVLTPVSTSGTYNSVSAQSMAEIPFQVMETSFGMETSLGLQPSSKEQAEHKNSDEMKTKVSKPLDDDQIPIENQDLPLLPLEIPDIHQILACIDPPGQKEPPGPDNASLGKNSLSLEDQGTLENGIEPSSGFQNTPKLVEDIHLPQLSNSLKYLDQSKDLTAIKAKDTRAIKMNQVQDKTSTITGPFNQVRKNRRKASEHMSGAPRAKSQPKNPECLLGEEVVVCSAAASDRAPVNAVKHPKSEPENGASSRMSKTKSHGQEKNKRSRENQSRKAEESKQPGNKVQAEGKPTIPRMKRKKNQPDLSQEVFKKPRSSLGMHMLESVQVFHALGRKNDKKAGLSSSRALGNSSNTREPQPARAIKRQPDTPWKGKSPEKTQVKAQKRDGSAEEESPSPSQFELPPPGKVRLIPLPFLTLDRPRPRPAPRRPQSLASHRPGMAYSAQPGATNSANPSQPAPANASLTGPARPAQPIPINTTQPGLTNPRSPSVPQRAASGPAPDKTSSCTSLRQGPVSTAVTKLQPPPKPQTQYPLQDLRYQRIPWRNPNVPEPEMSTPITKEQRPERKAMKKLAQQERENAAKCTSLGKVQYFIEKEKEMEMARYY; encoded by the exons atgcgccctttggcttctgccacccagacatcctccagtatcgtctcctcatcctgtgtgtcctcagttgacgtttcctcgtctctctccatgtcag aaaatttccaaaatccatctgtacTTGGAGCTTCaaattctcttcagctctctcttcctgtggtgaacaatgcagtttccataaaaggaagtgtctgcaacttttccagcacccgtgcaccagctgtcaattcggcatggctactgccagcagcctctggcacctctttccagccactcataggtagtgcctacccttacccacattctatcacagctatgttgtctggggtgactggccagagccagatctccacttcagctgcctcctatccaggtattcttaagtgggataccacaggaagcactgaaaggaagtcatcttcacttgaagactacactgtgattgtcattgaccaagacacagctgcttctgccacgtctatggcagcccagtatgataaaacttcagttgccaatactgtggtccctgtgtatccatcactgtctgccagccttgctcaggggacaccatctcagattccaaatcagggacatagcctgtcacttccctaccaggaaggaagccagCTGTGTTACTATAATCAAGGCACATTGGGGCCTCTACTgtgtggagagcttggcccctgcctgcagtcctatggctctgtgtcgtacacgggaagcagggcctctgcccctcaaccagagatagtgatggtgctggaggagtttcaggccacaaatgtcctaacaccagtctccacgtctggaacctacaactcggtgtccgctcaatccatggcagaaataccttttcaag tgatggaaacttcctttgggatggagacttccctgggattgcaaccttcaagcaaggaacaagcagagcataagaattcggatgagatgaaaaccaaggtttcgaagcctctggatgacgaccagatcccaatagaaaaccaagatcttccactactccctttagaaatccctgacattcaccagattctggcgtgcattgatcctcctggacaaaaggaacctcctggtcctgacaatgccagtctcggaaagaacagccttagtcttgaggaccaagggacacttgaaaatgggattgagcccagcagtggttttcagaacactcctaaactggtggaagatattcaccttccccagctctcgaattccttgaaataccttgaccaatccaaagatctcacagccatcaaagccaaagacaccagagccatcaagatgaatcaggtgcaggacaagacgagtaccataacgggtcccttcaatcaggtcaggaagaacaggcgtaaagcctctgagcatatgagtggtgctcccagagccaaaagccagccaaagaacccagagtgcctgttaggggaagaagtggttgtttgcagtgctgcagccagtgacagggctcctgtgaatgcggtcaagcatcctaagagcgaacctgagaatggtgcctctagcaggatgagcaaaactaagagccacgggcaggaaaaaaacaaaagatcaagagaaaatcagtccaggaaagctgaagagagtaagcagccagggaacaaagtccaggcagaagggaagccaactattcccaggatgaagcggaagaaaaatcaacctgaccttagccaagaggtcttcaaaaagcctcgaagcagcctaggcatgcacatgctggagtctgtgcaggtttttcatgcactggggaggaagaatgacaagaaagctgggctctcttcctctcgggccctaggaaactctagcaacaccagagaaccccagccagcccgagctatcaaacgacagccggataccccatggaagggtaaaagtcctgagaaaactcaagtcaaagcccagaaacgagatggcagtgctgaagaggagtctccatctccatcccagtttgagctgccacctcctgggaaggtcaggctgatacctttgccttttctgaccctggacaggcctcgacctcgacctgctcctcggaggccacagtctctggcctcacataggcctggtatggcttactctgcccagcctggtgctactaactcagccaatccatcccaaccagctcctgccaatgcatccttgacaggtcctgccaggccagctcagccaattccaatcaacacaacccaaccaggtttgaccaaccctaggtcgcccagtgtccctcagagggctgcttctgggcccgcaccggacaaaacatcatcctgcacttctctgcggcaggggcccgtttccactgctgtgaccaaactccagccaccacccaagcctcaaacccaatatccactccaagacttgcgctaccaacgaattccatggaggaatccaaatgttcctgagccagAAATGTCAACGCCCATTACAAAAGAACAGAGGCCAGAGCGCAAGGCCATGAAGAAGCTGGCTCAGCAAGAGCGTGAGAATGCTGCCAAatgtacatctttggggaaagtgcagtatttcatcgagaaggaaaaagagatggaaatggctagatactat